A section of the Suncus etruscus isolate mSunEtr1 chromosome X, mSunEtr1.pri.cur, whole genome shotgun sequence genome encodes:
- the LOC125998619 gene encoding LOW QUALITY PROTEIN: phosphatidate phosphatase LPIN2-like (The sequence of the model RefSeq protein was modified relative to this genomic sequence to represent the inferred CDS: inserted 3 bases in 2 codons) yields the protein MNYVGPLAGQVIVTVKELYKGINQATLSGCIDVIVLRQQDGTYQCSPFHVRFGKLGVLRSKEKVIDIEINGDAVDLHMKLGDNGEAFFVEETEEEYEKLPAYLATSPIPTEDQFFKDMDAPLLKPGGNERPSQSSNISHKVETXTVFAPGSVKKKKKRRKKCKPDNKKEDRAISPAAEDTADLGLSSDEDKGTPAARASLNVSLKEEEYKEPLLFHSGDHYPLSDGDWSSLDSAYSPVPCPKSDSELEVKPTESLLRSESHMEWSWGGFLESTKVSKREKADHHPRTATITPSENTHFRVIPPENNLISEVADSFMEETVCTIVKPKPRAPCKQMSDAISAKSLESPLEPPPISSMLDADNLPAPSFVETPLDSKPAAKVDSPSKKKGVHKRSQHQGPDDIYLDDLKALEPEVAALYFPKSESDPGSRQWPESDTFSGSQSPQSVGSAAADSGTECLSDSAMDLPDVTLSLCGGLSENGEISKEKFMEHIITYHEFAENPGLIDNPNLVIWIYNHYYNWALAAPMILSLQVFQKSLPKATVESWVKDKMPKKSGRWWFWRKRESLXKQLPETKEGKYEVPPVSELLPSGKEPPSGRLAEDNSSSDEGSQELEESIKVDSVPTEPPSHSRATSYKKSLRLSSDQIAKLKLQDGPNDVVFSITTQYQGTCRCAGTIYLWNWNDKIIISDIDGTITKSEALGQILPQLGKDWTHQGIAKLYHSINENGYKFLYCSARAIGMADMTGDYLHWVNDKGTILPRGPLMLSPSSLFSAFHREVIEKKPEKFKIQCLNDIKNLFVPSKQPFYAAFGNRPNDVYAYTQVGVPDCRIFTVNPKGELIQERTKGNKSSYHRLSELVEHVFPLLSKEQNSAFPCPEFSSFCYWREPIPKLDRYDLV from the exons ATGAATTATGTGGGACCGTTGGCGGGTCAGGTGATTGTCACTGTGAAAGAACTCTACAAAGGCATCAACCAGGCCACCTTGTCTGGTTGCATCGATGTCATTGTACTACGGCAGCAGGATGGCACATACCAGTGCTCTCCTTTCCACGTGCGTTTCGGGAAGCTGGGCGTCCTAAGGTCCAAAGAGAAAGTGATTGACATAGAGATCAATGGGGATGCAGTGGATCTTCACATGAAATTGGGTGATAATGGAGAAGCTTTCTTTGTGGAGGAAACCGAAGAGGAATATGAAAAACTTCCTGCTTACCTTGCCACTTCGCCAATTCCTACTGAAGATCAGTTCTTTAAAGATATGGACGCCCCTTTGTTGAAGCCAGGTGGAAATGAAAGACCATCTCAAAGTTCAAACATCTCTCACAAAGTAGAAAC GACAGTTTTCGCTCCAGgttctgtgaaaaagaaaaagaagaggaggaagaaatgtAAACCTGACAATAAGAAGGAAGACCGGGCCATCTCTCCTGCTGCAGAAGACACTGCAGATCTTGGCCTGAGCTCTGATGAAGACAAGGGCACCCCAGCTGCAAGAGCATCTTTAAATGTTTCCTTAAAGGAAGAGGAATATAAGGAACCTTTGCTCTTTCATTCTGGGGATCActatcccttatctgatggagaTTGGTCCTCTTTAGACAGTGCCTATTCCCCTGTGCCCTGTCCTAAAAGCGATTCTGAGCTAGAGGTGAAGCCCACCGAGAGCCTGCTCAGATCAGAGTCACACATGGAATGGTCTTGGGGTGGTTTCCTGGAGTCCACCAAGGTCAGCAAAAGAGAGAAAGCTGATCATCACCCTAGGACAGCTACAATTACACCATCAGAAAATACCCATTTTCGGGTGATTCCCCCCGAGAACAATCTTATAAGTGAAGTTGCAGATAGTTTCATGGAAGAAACTGTCTGTACCATAGTGAAGCCGAAACCCAGAGCCCCATGTAAACAGATGAGTGATGCAATTTCTGCAAAATCTCTTGAATCTCCCCTGGAACCACCTCCAATTTCATCTATGTTAGATGCGGACAACCTTCCTGCTCCATCCTTCGTGGAGACACCCTTGGACTCCAAACCAGCAGCAAAAGTAGATTCACCATCAAAGAAGAAAGGTGTCCATAAGAGAAGCCAACACCAGGGACCTGATGATATTTATCTAGATGACTTAAAGGCTCTGGAACCTGAAGTAGCAGccctttattttcctaaaagtgAATCTGACCCCGGTTCCAGGCAGTGGCCCGAGTCAGACACGTTCTCTGGCTCCCAGTCGCCACAGTCTGTGGGTAGTGCCGCGGCTGACAGTGGCACTGAGTGCCTCTCAGATTCTGCCATGGACTTGCCAGACGTCACCCTCTCCCTTTGCGGGGGCCTCAGTGAGAATGGagaaatttctaaagaaaaatttatggaGCATATCATTACTTATCATGAGTTTGCAGAAAATCCTGGCCTTATAGACAATCCGAACCTTGTAATATGGATCTATAATCATTACTATAATTGGGCTTTGGCTGCTCCCATGATCCTCAGCTTGCAAGTATTCCAGAAAAGTTTGCCTAAGGCCACAGTTGAGTCTTGGGTCAAAGATAAGATGCCAAAGAAATCTGGACGTTGGTGGTTTTGGCGTAAAAGAGAAAGTT ACAAACAGCTGCCAGAGACCAAGGAAGGGAAATACGAGGTGCCACCAGTCAGTGAGCTGCTGCCCAGTGGGAAGGAGCCCCCTAGTGGCAGGCTGGCAGAGGATAATTCATCCAGTGATGAGGGTTCCCAGGAGCTCGAAGAATCCATCAAAGTGGATTCTGTTCCCACAGAGCCTCCAAGCCATAGCAGAGCCACCTCCTATAAGAAGTCTCTGCGACTATCATCAGACCAGATCGCAAAACTAAAGCTGCAGGATGGCCCCAATGATGTCGTGTTTAGTATTACAACCCAGTATCAAGGCACCTGCCGTTGTGCCGGTACCATTTACCTGTGGAACTGGAATGACAAAATCATCATCTCTGACATCGATGGGACAATAACCAAGTCTGAGGCTTTGGGACAAATTCTTCCACAGCTGGGTAAAGACTGGACTCATCAGGGGATAGCAAAGCTGTACCATTCCATCAATGAAAATGGCTACAAGTTTCTATACTGCTCTGCCCGTGCCATCGGCATGGCCGACATGACGGGGGACTACCTGCACTGGGTCAATGATAAGGGCACCATCCTACCCCGTGGTCCTCTGATGCTGTCACCCAGTAGCTTGTTCTCTGCCTTCCACAGGGAAGTGATAGAAAAGAAACCAGAGAAGTTCAAAATACAGTGTCTGAATGATATCAAGAATTTGTTTGTCCCATCCAAGCAACCTTTCTATGCTGCCTTTGGAAACCGACCAAATGATGTGTATGCTTACACACAAGTTGGAGTTCCAGACTGTAGAATATTCACCGTGAACCCCAAGGGCGAATTAATTCAAGAACGGACCAAAGGGAACAAGTCATCGTATCACAGACTGAGTGAGCTCGTGGAACACGTTTTCCCACTTCTCAGTAAAGAACAGAATTCTGCCTTTCCATGCCCCGAGTTCAGCTCATTCTGCTACTGGCGGGAACCAATCCCCAAATTGGACCGGTACGACCTGGTCTGA